The DNA region TGACGAAGTAGAAGAGATGCTCAGGGTGATCCAGGGCTTTGACCCTCCCGGTGTGGGCGCGCGCAGCTTACAGGAATGCCTGCTGATCCAGCTTCGCAAAAAAGATGCAAGCGACCCGATCGTAAAAAAAGCCATACAGGTTGTTGAACATTATTTGGATGAGTTTACCCGTAAACATTACGATAAGCTTGAAAAATCATTGAATATGAACTCGGCTGAGTTGCGTGCGGTGGTTAATGAGATCTTAAAACTCAATCCCAAACCCGGCGACTCAAACGAGATCAACACTAAGCAAATGCAGGTGATCCCTGATTTTCATATCACTAACAATGATGGCGTACTCATCCTTACCCTCAATTCAAAAAACGCGCCCGAACTTAGGGTAAGCCGCTCATACCAGGAAATGTTTCAGCATTATGACAAGGCTTCCCAAAAGGATAAAAAACTGAAGGAAGCAGTGCAATTTGTAAAGCAAAAGCTTGATTCGGCCAAGTGGTTTATTGATGCTATTAAACAGCGCCAGCAAACGCTGCTTAAAACCATGAATGCCATTATGCAGTACCAGTACGAGTTTTTCCTTACAGGTGATGATAAAAACCTGAAGCCAATGATCCTGAAAGACATTGCCGACCGTATTGGCATGGATATTTCAACGGTATCCCGTGTAGCCAACTCCAAGTATGTACAAACAGAGTTTGGTACCTTCCTGCTGAAATCTTTCTTCTCTGAAGCCATCCAAACCGAGAGCGGTGAGGAAGTATCCAATAAAGAGGTTAAAAAGATTTTGGAAGAGCATATCGGCAAAGAGGATAAACGTCACCCGCTTGCTGATGAAAAATTGACCGAGATTCTTAAAGACGCCGGCTACAACATAGCCCGTCGTACCGTAGCCAAATACCGCGAACAAATGAACATCCCGGTGGCAAGGTTGAGGAAGGAGTTGTAATTAAATTGTGGGCTGTCACCCTGAGCTTGTCGAAGGGTTGCGCGCAGAGGCCCTGCCCACCATGCTTCGACGGGCTCAGCATGACACCCATCTTTTTTATAGGTACGAACCATTTTTATAAAAAGTAAAACGCCCTAAGAACAGAGTCCTTAAGGCGTTTTTAATATCAGCAATTTCAAAGCTTACACATTCACAGCGCAAAGCTCGCGAACTTTAGCTACTACAAAATCAACTTCTTCTTTTGTATTATACTTTGAGAACGAGAAACGTACCGATGGCCTTGAAGAGCTGGCCCCGATAGCAGTTAATACATGCGAACCAATATCGCTGCCCGAACTGCAAGCACTACCACCCGAAGCAGAAATACCGGCAATATCAAGGTTAAACAGCAGCATATCGCTCATTTCCATCTCGGGGAAAGCCACGTTCAATACTGTATATAAACTTTTTTCGGGGTCGGTTTCGCCGTTAAAGCTTACACCGGGTACGTTTGCAACCAGTTGCTCCATCATGTATGATTTTAAACCCTGAATATGGTTTTTGTGCTGTTCCATTTCGCCGTAAGCAAGTTCAAGCGCTTTGGCCAAACCAACTATACCATAAATATTTTCGGTACCGCCGCGCATGTTGCGTTCCTGGGCGCCACCGTAAATAAATGGTTTTATTTTGATTTTATGATTTATATGCAGGAAACCTACTCCCTTAGGGCCATGCAATTTATGACCGGCACATACCACAAAGTGAGCTTTAAGCTTGCTCAGGTCATGCTGGTAATGGCCCATGGTTTGCACAGTATCGCAATGATAAATGGCATTGTATGCTTCGCACAGGTCACCAATACGTTCCATGTCCGACAGGGTGCCTATTTCGTTATTGGCATGCATTAATGAAACAAAACTGCGTTCATTTTCTTTCAATAATGTTTCCAGGTGATGATAATCGATAACACCCCTGCTGTCTATGTTTACCAGGCTCAATTTAATAATGCCCGATTTTTCCATTGCTTCCAGCGTGTGGAGCACTGCGTGATGCTCGGTGGGGCTGGTGATGGCGTGGGTAATTTTGTGATCAATGATACCGCACCTGATAGCCGTATTATCGGCCTCTGTACCGCTTGATGTAAAAAAGATTTCGGCGGGAGAGGTGTGCAGCAAACCGGCAATTGTTTTCCGCGAACGCTCAATTAAAGTACGGGCTTCCCTGCCGTGGGCATGTATTGACGACGGATTACCAAACTGGCTTTCCATCACCTTATACATCTCCTTCATCACATCCGGATCAAGCGGCGTAGTGGCGGCATTATCAAAATAAACGCGCATTTTTTTTAAATTTATAAATTAATGGATCAGTAAATCAAAACACATGCCCGGTAATTATATATAAGCAAGCAACCAACGGTATTTACCGCCGGTTGCCTGCTATTTTTAATACCAGTAAAATTAACCTTTCAGTTGTAAGATCTCCTTAATATCGATGATGATCTTATTGGCCAAACCGTTTGCCACGGTTTCAGAATTACCTTCAGAGTAGATCCTGATAATGGGCTCGGTGTTTGACCTCCGCAAATGTACCCATTCTTTATCAAATTCTATTTTCAGGCCATCAATTGTTGAGTGGGGTTGCTTGATGTATTTTTCTTCAACTTTCGCCAAAAGGGCGTCTATATCCATTTC from Mucilaginibacter sp. SJ includes:
- a CDS encoding cysteine desulfurase family protein: MRVYFDNAATTPLDPDVMKEMYKVMESQFGNPSSIHAHGREARTLIERSRKTIAGLLHTSPAEIFFTSSGTEADNTAIRCGIIDHKITHAITSPTEHHAVLHTLEAMEKSGIIKLSLVNIDSRGVIDYHHLETLLKENERSFVSLMHANNEIGTLSDMERIGDLCEAYNAIYHCDTVQTMGHYQHDLSKLKAHFVVCAGHKLHGPKGVGFLHINHKIKIKPFIYGGAQERNMRGGTENIYGIVGLAKALELAYGEMEQHKNHIQGLKSYMMEQLVANVPGVSFNGETDPEKSLYTVLNVAFPEMEMSDMLLFNLDIAGISASGGSACSSGSDIGSHVLTAIGASSSRPSVRFSFSKYNTKEEVDFVVAKVRELCAVNV
- the rpoN gene encoding RNA polymerase factor sigma-54: MLKQNLQQKLLQKLSPQQIQFIKLLQVPTVSLDTRIKEELEENPALEDLSLTNLNEPEEQYPDRDPDEDNYNNDEEKGEMDEFNIDDYLQEDNVNDYGSRYDQNGDDEDERKEIPIAVQSSFFESLQAQLDLLPLSDKDFMIGKQIIGSLDDDGYLRRPIMSLTDDLAFSQNVLAEDDEVEEMLRVIQGFDPPGVGARSLQECLLIQLRKKDASDPIVKKAIQVVEHYLDEFTRKHYDKLEKSLNMNSAELRAVVNEILKLNPKPGDSNEINTKQMQVIPDFHITNNDGVLILTLNSKNAPELRVSRSYQEMFQHYDKASQKDKKLKEAVQFVKQKLDSAKWFIDAIKQRQQTLLKTMNAIMQYQYEFFLTGDDKNLKPMILKDIADRIGMDISTVSRVANSKYVQTEFGTFLLKSFFSEAIQTESGEEVSNKEVKKILEEHIGKEDKRHPLADEKLTEILKDAGYNIARRTVAKYREQMNIPVARLRKEL